A window of the Streptomyces sp. Ag109_O5-10 genome harbors these coding sequences:
- a CDS encoding MarR family winged helix-turn-helix transcriptional regulator, with translation MTATTPLPGSAPSPAPEAEWLRLDRQICFSLHAASRAFNGVYRVILKDLGLTYPQYLVMLVLWEQGDLPVKKLGEHLRLDSGTLSPLLKRLEAAGLVRRERSTRDERSVEVRLTEEGAALRERALEVPRRIVAATGFDVEEIRDLKERLDQLTGTLDAAAAEAPL, from the coding sequence ATGACCGCGACGACCCCGCTCCCCGGCTCCGCCCCGAGCCCCGCCCCCGAGGCGGAGTGGCTCCGCCTGGACCGCCAGATCTGCTTCTCCCTGCACGCGGCGTCCCGCGCCTTCAACGGTGTCTACCGCGTGATCCTCAAGGACCTCGGGCTCACCTACCCGCAGTACCTGGTGATGCTGGTGCTGTGGGAACAGGGCGACCTCCCGGTCAAGAAGCTCGGCGAGCACCTGCGCCTGGACTCCGGCACGCTGTCCCCGCTGCTCAAGCGCCTGGAGGCGGCGGGCCTGGTGCGCCGCGAACGCAGCACGCGCGACGAACGCTCGGTGGAGGTGCGCCTGACCGAGGAGGGCGCCGCGCTGCGCGAACGGGCACTGGAGGTGCCGCGGCGGATCGTGGCGGCGACGGGCTTCGACGTGGAGGAGATCCGGGACCTGAAGGAGCGCCTGGACCAGCTGACGGGGACCCTGGACGCGGCGGCCGCGGAGGCGCCCCTTTAG
- a CDS encoding DoxX family protein has protein sequence MNLALWITAGLLAAVALAGGISKTFVPREKLAAAHGGGWTGDVGDGFVRTLGVLELLAAAGLVVPAVTGVAPVLVPVTATSWVLLMTGAMITHGRRGERAFVALNLFYLILALVVAVGRFGPGSF, from the coding sequence ATGAACCTCGCGCTGTGGATCACCGCCGGGCTGCTCGCCGCGGTGGCACTGGCCGGCGGGATCAGCAAGACGTTCGTGCCGAGGGAGAAGCTGGCCGCGGCGCACGGGGGCGGCTGGACCGGTGACGTCGGCGACGGTTTCGTACGGACGCTGGGCGTCCTCGAGCTGCTGGCCGCGGCGGGCCTGGTCGTGCCCGCCGTCACCGGCGTCGCGCCGGTACTGGTGCCGGTGACCGCCACGTCCTGGGTCCTGCTGATGACCGGTGCGATGATCACCCACGGCCGGCGCGGGGAGCGGGCGTTCGTGGCGCTGAACCTCTTCTATCTGATCCTCGCGCTGGTCGTCGCGGTGGGCCGGTTCGGCCCGGGCTCCTTCTGA
- a CDS encoding RNA polymerase sigma-70 factor — protein MKSRTEEFQELRPLLFSIAYRLLGSVVEAEDAVQEAWLRFAGSPAEIRSPKAFLSAAVTRISIDVLRSARVRREEYVGPWFPEPLLADPYEDPVRSAELADSVSMAALLLLERLSPLERAVFVLREVFDFGFPEVASAVGRSESACRQLAVRARRHMAEGRPRFEADRREREELAARFFAALHEGDVAALQDLLAADVSLVGDGGGKAPQLARAVLGAQNVARLLAAVFPALARIEVTAERHEVNGQPGAILRDRQGRVLQTFSLDILDGHIQAVRLVLNPDKLAHVGPVADVWAVSEELKRARRTVE, from the coding sequence ATGAAGTCCAGGACCGAGGAGTTCCAGGAACTGCGGCCGCTGCTGTTCTCGATCGCGTACCGGCTGCTGGGCAGCGTCGTCGAGGCCGAGGACGCCGTCCAGGAGGCCTGGCTGCGCTTCGCCGGCTCACCGGCGGAGATCAGGTCGCCGAAGGCCTTCCTGTCGGCCGCCGTGACCCGGATCTCGATCGACGTACTGCGCTCGGCCCGGGTCCGCCGCGAGGAGTACGTCGGACCCTGGTTCCCCGAGCCGCTGCTCGCCGACCCCTACGAGGACCCGGTCAGGTCGGCGGAGCTGGCCGACTCGGTGTCGATGGCGGCCCTGCTGCTCCTGGAACGGCTCAGCCCCCTGGAGCGCGCGGTCTTCGTCCTGCGCGAGGTGTTCGACTTCGGCTTCCCCGAGGTCGCGTCGGCGGTGGGCCGCTCGGAGTCGGCCTGCCGCCAGCTGGCGGTGCGGGCCCGGCGCCACATGGCCGAGGGCCGCCCCCGCTTCGAGGCGGACCGCAGGGAACGCGAGGAACTGGCCGCGCGCTTCTTCGCGGCCCTCCACGAGGGCGATGTGGCCGCCCTCCAGGACCTGCTCGCCGCCGACGTGTCGCTGGTCGGCGACGGCGGCGGCAAGGCCCCGCAGCTGGCCCGCGCGGTCCTGGGCGCCCAGAACGTGGCCCGGCTCCTCGCCGCCGTCTTCCCGGCGCTGGCCCGCATCGAGGTCACCGCCGAGCGGCACGAGGTCAACGGCCAGCCCGGCGCGATCCTCCGCGACCGCCAGGGCAGGGTCCTCCAGACCTTCTCCCTCGACATCCTCGACGGCCACATCCAGGCCGTCCGCCTGGTCCTCAACCCCGACAAACTCGCCCACGTGGGCCCGGTGGCCGACGTCTGGGCCGTCTCCGAGGAACTCAAACGGGCCCGCAGGACGGTGGAGTGA
- a CDS encoding organic hydroperoxide resistance protein, protein MDAIYTAAATATGREGRAVSSDGQLDLALAFPPALGGNGQGTNPEQLFAAGYAACFASALGAIGRQAKVDTGEISVTAEVGIGKDESDGGFALKVTLRVELPEALANETGEKLVHQAHDFCPYSKATKGNIPVELVIE, encoded by the coding sequence ATGGACGCCATCTACACCGCAGCCGCCACCGCCACCGGCCGGGAAGGACGGGCGGTCAGCTCGGACGGCCAGCTGGACCTCGCGCTGGCGTTCCCGCCCGCGCTGGGCGGCAACGGCCAGGGCACCAACCCCGAGCAGCTCTTCGCCGCCGGTTACGCCGCCTGCTTCGCCAGCGCCCTCGGCGCCATCGGCCGCCAGGCCAAGGTCGACACCGGCGAGATCTCCGTCACCGCCGAGGTCGGCATCGGCAAGGACGAGTCCGACGGCGGCTTCGCGCTCAAGGTCACCCTGCGCGTCGAGCTTCCCGAGGCGCTCGCCAACGAGACCGGCGAGAAGCTGGTCCACCAGGCCCACGACTTCTGCCCCTACTCCAAGGCCACCAAGGGCAACATCCCGGTCGAGCTCGTCATCGAGTAA
- a CDS encoding TetR/AcrR family transcriptional regulator: protein MTTNAEESQTRPRRRAPAGAAVLREDVTEAIRAAVFEELAAVGYARMSIEGIARRAGVGKTAVYRRWRSKLHLVLDVVSALAVLGLPVPDTGSLEGDLRLLYEVTSRALRHPVASQIIPDLQAEAARNPDIAEAMQKTLREGQEGVASKIIEAAQRRGELAEGIDDDLAMDLISGPLYWRSVVIRTPKLPKGYLAALARGTTEALKAL from the coding sequence ATGACGACGAACGCCGAGGAGTCCCAGACGCGTCCGCGCCGACGAGCCCCCGCCGGGGCGGCCGTCCTCCGCGAGGACGTGACCGAGGCCATCCGGGCCGCCGTCTTCGAGGAACTCGCGGCGGTCGGGTACGCCCGGATGTCCATCGAGGGCATCGCGCGCCGCGCCGGCGTCGGCAAGACCGCCGTCTACCGCCGCTGGCGCTCCAAGCTGCACCTGGTCCTCGACGTCGTCTCCGCCCTCGCCGTGCTGGGCCTGCCGGTGCCCGACACCGGCTCCCTGGAGGGCGACCTGCGGCTGCTGTACGAGGTCACCTCCCGTGCGCTGCGCCACCCGGTCGCCTCCCAGATCATCCCCGACCTGCAGGCCGAGGCGGCCCGCAACCCCGACATCGCCGAGGCCATGCAGAAGACGCTGCGCGAGGGCCAGGAGGGCGTCGCCAGCAAGATCATCGAGGCGGCGCAGCGGCGTGGTGAACTCGCCGAGGGCATCGACGACGACCTTGCGATGGACCTGATCTCCGGTCCGTTGTACTGGCGCTCGGTGGTGATCCGCACCCCCAAGCTGCCGAAGGGGTACCTGGCGGCGCTGGCCCGCGGGACCACGGAGGCGCTCAAGGCGCTGTGA
- a CDS encoding glycosyltransferase family 87 protein yields the protein MLWLLAHNNERRLGHGSVAREVWRLYFHWYGVLSHGAFPAHDTLWQYPPGAGAVLLAPGLVPELSYFQAFVALTLATDALVTAALARAGRRPGRTLLGAALWTGGLPLLLHLPLARYDVEVTAFAVLSLLALERSTRACGALAALGALVKVWPALVLLGLERGRPTRRAWLTAALTGTVTLAVFVVSFRNPLAFLRQQGGRGVQVESLGGTALSLARHAGWRGTTRYQYGAIELVGPHVRAVATASLALTAAAFALLLLWRIRARHWTPATPYDAALSAVLLFTVTSRVISPQYMIWLVGLAAVCLTSRHTTQRPVAALVLAATALSAVAYPAYYAEVVHCTWTGCLLMLARNGLLATAAVLSLTRLWRATRRREDTSGVRMTAVRQYARPRMSAAPGSLRSDRG from the coding sequence ATGCTGTGGCTCCTCGCCCACAACAACGAGCGACGCCTGGGACACGGATCGGTCGCGCGCGAAGTGTGGCGGCTCTACTTCCACTGGTACGGCGTGCTGTCGCACGGCGCGTTCCCGGCGCACGACACGCTGTGGCAGTACCCGCCGGGTGCCGGCGCGGTGCTGCTGGCGCCGGGGCTGGTGCCGGAACTGAGCTACTTCCAGGCGTTCGTGGCGCTCACCCTGGCCACCGACGCCCTGGTCACGGCGGCACTGGCCCGCGCGGGCCGGCGCCCCGGCCGCACCCTGCTCGGCGCGGCCCTGTGGACCGGCGGCCTGCCGCTGCTGCTGCACCTTCCGCTGGCCCGCTACGACGTGGAGGTCACCGCCTTCGCCGTGCTCTCCCTGCTGGCGCTGGAGCGCTCCACGCGCGCGTGCGGTGCGCTCGCGGCACTGGGCGCGCTGGTGAAGGTGTGGCCGGCACTGGTGCTGCTCGGCCTGGAGCGCGGACGCCCGACCCGCAGGGCGTGGCTGACCGCGGCCTTGACCGGAACCGTGACCCTGGCGGTCTTCGTGGTGTCGTTCCGCAACCCGCTCGCGTTCCTCCGCCAGCAGGGCGGCCGGGGCGTGCAGGTCGAGTCGCTCGGCGGGACCGCGCTGAGCCTCGCGCGGCACGCGGGCTGGCGGGGCACCACCCGCTACCAGTACGGCGCCATCGAGCTGGTCGGCCCGCACGTGCGCGCGGTCGCGACCGCGTCCCTCGCGCTCACCGCGGCCGCCTTCGCGCTGCTGCTGCTGTGGCGGATCCGGGCCCGGCACTGGACGCCGGCCACCCCCTACGACGCGGCACTGAGCGCCGTTCTCCTCTTCACCGTCACCAGCCGGGTGATCAGCCCGCAGTACATGATCTGGCTGGTGGGCCTGGCCGCCGTCTGCCTGACCTCGCGGCACACCACCCAGCGGCCGGTCGCCGCGCTGGTCCTGGCGGCGACCGCGCTGAGTGCCGTCGCCTACCCCGCGTACTACGCCGAGGTGGTCCACTGCACCTGGACCGGCTGCCTGCTGATGCTGGCCCGCAACGGCCTGCTGGCCACCGCCGCCGTGCTCTCCCTGACCCGGCTGTGGCGCGCCACCCGCCGCCGCGAGGACACGTCGGGTGTCCGCATGACCGCGGTGCGTCAGTACGCCCGTCCGCGCATGTCGGCGGCACCTGGTTCACTGAGGAGTGACCGCGGCTGA
- the galE gene encoding UDP-glucose 4-epimerase GalE, with translation MTWLITGGAGYIGAHVVRAMAEAGERTVVYDDLSTGIAERLPEDVPLVTGSTLDGEKVARVLAEHEVTGVVHLAAKKQVGESVDRPLHYYHENVEGLRVLLQAVTEARVPSFVFSSSAAVYGMPDVELVTEETPCVPMSPYGETKLAGEWLVRATGRATGLATASLRYFNVAGAARPELADVGVYNLVPMVFEKLTENAPPRIFGDDYATPDGTCVRDYIHVVDLAEAHVAAARALQAEPGRTLTLNIGRGEGVSVREMIDRISTVTGYDLPPAVTARRPGDPARVVASADRITTELGWKAKHDVHDMITSAWSGWLRLHPEAGRG, from the coding sequence ATGACCTGGCTGATCACCGGCGGCGCCGGTTACATCGGGGCGCATGTCGTACGCGCGATGGCGGAGGCGGGCGAGCGGACGGTGGTGTACGACGACCTGTCCACCGGCATCGCCGAGCGCCTGCCGGAGGACGTGCCGCTGGTGACGGGCTCCACGCTCGACGGTGAGAAGGTCGCGCGGGTCCTGGCCGAGCACGAGGTCACCGGGGTCGTGCACCTGGCGGCGAAGAAGCAGGTCGGCGAGTCGGTGGACCGTCCGCTGCACTACTACCACGAGAACGTCGAAGGCCTGCGCGTCCTGCTGCAGGCCGTGACGGAGGCCCGGGTCCCGTCCTTCGTGTTCTCCTCCTCCGCGGCGGTCTACGGCATGCCGGACGTCGAGCTGGTGACAGAGGAGACGCCGTGCGTGCCGATGTCGCCGTACGGCGAGACGAAGCTGGCGGGCGAGTGGCTGGTCCGCGCGACGGGCCGGGCCACCGGCCTGGCCACGGCCTCGCTCCGCTACTTCAACGTGGCCGGCGCGGCCCGCCCGGAACTCGCCGACGTCGGCGTCTACAACCTGGTCCCGATGGTCTTCGAGAAGCTCACGGAGAACGCCCCGCCGCGCATCTTCGGCGACGACTACGCGACCCCGGACGGCACCTGCGTCCGCGACTACATCCACGTGGTGGACCTCGCCGAGGCCCACGTGGCCGCGGCCCGCGCCCTCCAGGCCGAGCCGGGCCGCACTCTCACCCTCAACATCGGGCGCGGCGAGGGCGTCTCGGTCCGCGAGATGATCGACCGCATCAGCACCGTCACCGGCTACGACCTCCCCCCGGCCGTCACCGCCCGCCGCCCCGGCGACCCGGCCCGCGTCGTCGCCTCCGCCGACCGCATCACCACCGAACTCGGCTGGAAGGCCAAACACGACGTCCACGACATGATCACCTCAGCCTGGTCCGGCTGGCTGCGCCTGCATCCGGAGGCGGGCCGGGGCTGA
- a CDS encoding ADP-ribosylglycohydrolase family protein, giving the protein MPRLTRPSRLDRVLGAVIGSAVGDALGAPFEFGPEGAFSARFPGEGHGGEMCGGGGWEPGEATDDTQMAVLVGESLVERGGLELPDVFGRFQRWAAAEPKDIGLQTEAVLGSGDPWDLAAALHFQTSRRAAGNGALMRAATSGVYFAALGRDGTMDAGRRLAALTHGDRAAWEGTAILHELLRIALSGDDPLTAVPESLDAVHPGHRDRYAIVLDPGWHPDLATEFNGAVWPCLGSAVWALRTTSSYEEAVRAAVDLGGDTDTVAAVTGALAGAVHGVGAVPERWTDILHVPLPGFGDRVLRTADLSALARRLGS; this is encoded by the coding sequence ATGCCCCGCCTGACCCGCCCCTCCCGCCTCGACCGTGTCCTGGGCGCCGTCATCGGTTCCGCCGTCGGCGACGCCCTGGGCGCTCCCTTCGAGTTCGGCCCCGAGGGGGCCTTCTCCGCGCGGTTCCCGGGGGAAGGTCACGGTGGCGAGATGTGCGGGGGCGGCGGGTGGGAGCCCGGCGAGGCGACCGACGACACGCAGATGGCCGTGCTGGTCGGGGAGTCCCTGGTGGAACGGGGCGGGCTCGAACTCCCGGACGTCTTCGGGCGGTTCCAGCGGTGGGCGGCGGCCGAGCCGAAGGACATCGGGCTGCAGACCGAGGCCGTGCTCGGCAGCGGAGACCCGTGGGACCTCGCCGCCGCCCTGCACTTCCAGACCAGCCGGCGCGCCGCGGGCAACGGAGCGTTGATGCGTGCCGCGACGTCCGGGGTGTACTTCGCGGCCCTGGGCCGGGACGGCACCATGGACGCCGGCCGCCGGCTGGCGGCGCTCACCCACGGGGACCGGGCCGCCTGGGAGGGCACCGCCATCCTGCACGAGTTGCTGCGGATCGCCCTGTCCGGAGACGACCCGCTGACCGCCGTTCCGGAATCGCTGGATGCGGTCCATCCCGGTCACCGTGACAGGTACGCCATCGTCCTCGACCCCGGCTGGCACCCCGACCTCGCGACCGAGTTCAACGGCGCCGTGTGGCCCTGCCTCGGCTCCGCGGTGTGGGCGCTGCGGACCACCTCCTCCTACGAGGAAGCCGTCCGGGCAGCCGTCGACCTGGGCGGCGACACGGACACCGTCGCGGCGGTCACCGGCGCCCTGGCCGGTGCCGTCCACGGCGTCGGGGCCGTACCGGAGCGGTGGACGGACATCCTGCACGTGCCGCTGCCCGGGTTCGGCGACCGGGTGCTGCGGACGGCGGACCTGTCGGCACTGGCCCGCCGCCTCGGGTCCTGA
- a CDS encoding glycosyltransferase family 39 protein gives MGGPPRWPRAARFLAVAVPAAVMLAVGFWGLHRGGMWRDEAVTYQVARRTVPQIWRLLHEVDAVHGLYYLLMHVVLAADPGHPGEVVLRLPSVCAAAGTAALVAALGMRLARPRVGLWAGLLYAVTPLVGHYAQEGRSYALVAAGATGATLLLVRAVREEGRRLWWWYGAVLVLTCWLHEFAVLLLLAHAGTLALARSSGRVWRRWGCAAGGVALSLLPMVVVSRGQSAQVAWLREPDVETAQELLRQYLGPTDGVYWACLALGLLGLTRLVGRRGEVTLAAVALPLAVLPPVALMLASQLTPLYVDRYVLYALAGAPLLVALGADQVARVLGRLWSHGAQTAPRSPALTLAGVLAVLLAFTHQVPLLRADRVPGTRPDDLGAVAAAVARVLRPGDPVLFLPAHARGAELAYPADFRSTKDVALAEPGPRSGTLYGREVGVGTLRRRLAGVDEVWAVMEKYALVSGYRPRLATERAKWAVLNQEFVLRQEMVIDRIALRLYVRPIRAGSEESAVQTGGDWSRPRGGSRTAATAPRP, from the coding sequence TTGGGCGGCCCGCCCCGGTGGCCGCGGGCCGCCCGGTTCCTCGCCGTGGCCGTCCCGGCCGCGGTGATGCTCGCCGTCGGGTTCTGGGGGCTGCACCGCGGCGGCATGTGGCGCGACGAGGCCGTCACCTACCAGGTCGCCCGGCGTACGGTGCCGCAGATCTGGCGGCTGCTGCACGAGGTCGACGCCGTGCACGGTCTGTACTACCTGCTGATGCACGTCGTCCTCGCCGCCGACCCCGGCCACCCCGGCGAGGTCGTCCTGCGGCTGCCCTCGGTGTGCGCGGCGGCCGGCACCGCGGCCCTGGTCGCCGCCCTCGGCATGCGCCTGGCCCGGCCGCGCGTCGGCCTGTGGGCCGGGCTGCTGTATGCGGTCACCCCGCTGGTCGGCCACTATGCGCAGGAGGGCCGCTCGTACGCTTTGGTCGCCGCGGGGGCCACCGGCGCCACGCTGCTCCTCGTCCGGGCGGTGCGGGAGGAGGGGCGGCGGCTGTGGTGGTGGTACGGCGCCGTGCTCGTACTCACCTGCTGGCTGCACGAGTTCGCCGTCCTGCTGCTGCTCGCGCACGCGGGAACCCTGGCGCTGGCCCGTTCGTCGGGAAGGGTGTGGCGCAGGTGGGGCTGCGCGGCCGGGGGCGTGGCGCTGTCGCTGCTGCCGATGGTCGTGGTCTCGCGCGGGCAGTCGGCCCAGGTGGCCTGGTTGCGGGAGCCGGACGTGGAGACCGCCCAGGAGTTGCTGCGCCAGTACCTCGGACCGACCGACGGGGTGTACTGGGCGTGCCTCGCGCTCGGGCTGCTGGGGCTGACGCGGCTGGTGGGCCGGCGCGGCGAGGTGACCCTCGCGGCGGTCGCGCTGCCCCTCGCGGTGCTGCCGCCGGTGGCACTGATGCTGGCCTCGCAGCTCACCCCGCTGTACGTCGACCGGTACGTGCTGTACGCGCTGGCCGGGGCGCCGTTGCTGGTGGCGCTCGGCGCGGACCAGGTCGCCCGGGTGCTGGGCCGGCTCTGGTCCCACGGCGCGCAGACGGCGCCCAGGTCGCCCGCGCTCACCCTGGCCGGGGTCCTGGCGGTGCTGCTCGCCTTCACCCACCAGGTGCCGCTGCTGCGGGCGGACCGGGTGCCGGGCACCCGTCCCGACGACCTCGGGGCGGTCGCGGCGGCCGTGGCCCGTGTGCTGCGGCCCGGCGACCCCGTGCTGTTCCTGCCGGCCCACGCGCGGGGGGCGGAGCTCGCCTATCCCGCCGACTTCAGGTCCACGAAGGACGTCGCCCTGGCCGAGCCGGGGCCGCGGTCGGGGACGTTGTACGGGCGTGAGGTGGGGGTGGGGACACTGCGGCGGCGGTTGGCAGGGGTGGACGAGGTGTGGGCGGTGATGGAGAAGTACGCGCTGGTGAGCGGGTACCGGCCGCGGCTCGCGACGGAGCGGGCCAAGTGGGCCGTGCTGAACCAGGAGTTCGTGCTGCGGCAGGAAATGGTGATCGACCGGATCGCGCTGCGGCTGTATGTGCGGCCGATTCGGGCGGGTTCGGAGGAGTCCGCAGTGCAGACCGGCGGGGACTGGTCGCGCCCACGCGGCGGCAGCCGCACAGCGGCAACAGCCCCGCGCCCCTAA
- a CDS encoding ABC transporter permease, with protein sequence MTQVLHTPPPTPVTAEDDLAALAARHGLSVSGARPSLPAYIRQLWERRHFITAFATAKLTAQYAQAKLGQVWQVMTPLLNAAVYYFIFGVLLHTKKGVPDYIPFLVTGVFIWTFTQSSIMVGTRAISGNLGLVRALHFPRAALPISFCIQQLQQLLFSMAALVVILLCFGVPLAASWLLAIPALILQFSFNAGVAMIMARWGAKTPDIAQLMPFVLRTWMYVSGVMWNIDKLTGQHSGLPSWVNPVLKAQPAAVYIDLMRYALIDSFHAHQLPPHVWVLATGWALVAGVGGFIYFWKAEETYGRG encoded by the coding sequence GTGACCCAGGTTCTCCACACACCGCCCCCGACTCCGGTCACGGCCGAGGACGACCTCGCGGCGCTCGCCGCCCGGCACGGCCTCTCGGTCAGCGGCGCCCGCCCCTCCCTGCCGGCGTACATCCGCCAGCTGTGGGAGCGGCGCCACTTCATCACCGCTTTCGCCACCGCCAAGCTCACCGCCCAGTACGCCCAGGCGAAGCTCGGGCAGGTCTGGCAGGTCATGACCCCGCTGCTGAACGCGGCGGTGTACTACTTCATCTTCGGTGTCCTGCTGCACACCAAGAAGGGCGTGCCGGACTACATCCCGTTCCTGGTCACGGGCGTGTTCATCTGGACGTTCACGCAGAGCTCGATCATGGTCGGCACGCGCGCGATCTCCGGCAACCTCGGCCTCGTCCGGGCCCTGCACTTCCCGCGGGCCGCGCTGCCGATCTCCTTCTGCATCCAGCAGCTCCAGCAGTTGCTGTTCTCCATGGCCGCCCTGGTCGTCATCCTGCTCTGCTTCGGCGTGCCGCTGGCCGCCTCCTGGCTGCTGGCGATCCCGGCGCTGATCCTGCAGTTCAGCTTCAACGCCGGCGTGGCGATGATCATGGCCCGGTGGGGCGCCAAGACCCCGGACATCGCCCAGCTGATGCCGTTCGTGCTGCGCACCTGGATGTACGTCTCCGGCGTCATGTGGAACATCGACAAGCTGACCGGCCAGCACAGCGGCCTGCCGAGCTGGGTGAACCCGGTACTCAAGGCGCAGCCGGCCGCGGTCTACATCGACCTCATGCGCTACGCCCTGATCGACAGCTTCCACGCGCACCAGCTTCCGCCCCACGTCTGGGTCCTCGCGACCGGCTGGGCCCTCGTCGCCGGCGTCGGCGGCTTCATCTACTTCTGGAAGGCTGAGGAGACGTACGGCCGTGGCTGA